The Lutibacter sp. A64 genome segment AATATCTGAGTCAAGAGCATATCTATTACCTAAGATTTATATGTTTACGCTTTCTTATAAAATTTAACCATAGTTTAAGACACTTTTGTACATTTGTTGTCTTATGCATTTTTTATACAACATACTTATTTTTAAAGCCAGTTTAATACTAAAAGTACTGGCGCTTTTCAATAAAAAAATAAAACTTTTTGTTGAAGGACGAAAACAAACTTTTAGCCTTCTTAAAAATAATATTTCACCTTCAGATATCATAATTTGGATGCATTGCGCATCACTTGGAGAATTTGAACAAGGCAGACCAATTTTAGAAAAAATAAAGGAAAAACACCCAACAAAAAAATTGGTATTAACATTTTTTTCGCCATCTGGTTACGAGATTAGAAAAAATTATAACGGAGCAGATGTTGTCTGTTACTTACCTTTAGATTCTAAAAAAAATTCTAAAATATTTTTAGATATTGTGCATCCAGAAACTGCCATTTTTGTGAAATATGAGTTTTGGCCAAACCTATTAAAAGAATTAAAAACTAGAAATATTAATACCATTTTAATTTCAGGTATTTTTAGAGAAAACCAAGCATTTTTTAAATGGTATGGCGGTTTTATGAGAAAAGCATTACAAACGTTCTCATACTTTTTTGTACAAGATAAATTATCTGAAAATTTATTAAAAGGTATACATCTAAACAATGTAATTGCTTGCGGAGATACGCGTTTCGATAGAGTTTACGAAATTACAAAACAAGACAACACACTAGATTTTATTTCAGAATTCAAAAATAACAACTACACTCTAGTTGCCGGTAGTACTTGGAAAGATGATGAGGAGTTCTTAGTTGATTACATAAATAACAAGGCTTCAGAACAAGAAAAATTTATAATTGCACCTCATAATATCAATTCAAAAGACATTGAAGAATTAAAAAATTCTATTTCAAAAAAGGTGGTGTTATTTTCAGAAAAAGAAGGAAAAAACCTACAAGAATATCAAGTTTTTATTATTGACACTATTGGTATTTTAACAAAGGTGTATAGCTATGCTAACATTGCTTATGTTGGTGGAGGATATACCAAATCTGGAGTTCATAATGTATTAGAACCTGCTACTTTTGGTTTACCCATTATTATAGGTCCTAATTATAGTAAATTTATTGAAGTAAAAGAACTAGTTGCAAAAGAGGCTTGTTTTTCAATAAATAATTCTCAAAAATTATCCGTACTTTTAAACAGTTTTTTTATTGAAAAAAATAAAAGATTAGAAGCAAGTTCAAAAGCATTAGAATATGTGATAGACAAAACAGGAGCTTCAGTAAAAATTTTAAATTACTTAAAATGATTAGAGAAAAATTAGAAAACTATTATTCGTTTGTTTTTGAGAAAGAGTTAATAGATGAAATTGAACAGGTAGGCATCTACAAAAAATTACGAGAAAACGAATTATTAGTTGATTTAGGTGATCAAATGAAAGGTGTTCCACTATTGTTAGATGGTGCTATAAAAATTGTACGAGAAGATAAAAAAGGTGAAGAAATATTGTTGTATTTTTTAGAAAAAGGAGACACCTGTGCCAGTTCTTTTGCAAGTGCTATTTCAAACGGTAAATGTGGCATTAGAGCTATTGCCGAAAAAGAATCTGAAATAATTTTTCTTCCTACCCAAAAACTAGATGATTGGTTGGTAAAATACAAAAGTTGGAGGAATTTTGTAATTGATAGCTACAACATCCGTCTAAATGAAATGATGGAAACTATAGACACCTTAGCATTTATGAAAATGGATGAGCGTTTATATAAATACCTAAAAGATAAAGCTCAAATAATGCGTGAAACCACTCTAAATACAACACACCAAGATATTGCTTATGATATGCATACCTCTCGTGTAGTAATTTCTAGATTGTTAAAACAGCTAGAAAATGAAGGAAAAATAAAATTACATAGAAATAAAATTGAAATTTTAGAATTCTAAAACAAAACTTAAATATACCGTATAACTCTTATACTTTTACATTACTAACTAATTAAATTAATGATGGAATTTATTTCACAGCCATGGGCCTGGTATGTTGCTGGGCCTGTTATTGCACTAATAATGTTTTTACTGTACTACTTTGGAGAACGTTTTGGGGTTTCTTCAAATTTAGAAACTTTTTGTTCTATAGGTGGTGCTGGAAAATTTGTTGACTATTTTAAAGTCGACTGGAAAAAAAACTCTTGGAACTTAGTTTTTGTTGCTGGAGGAATTACTGGTGGTTTTATTGCCACACAGTGGCTTACCCCTTCAGATACAGTTAATCTTAACCCACAAACAATACAAGATTTAGCTGATATTGGCATAAAAAATGCAGGCTCCTCCTATTTACCTGATGAGATTTTTAGCATAGACACTTTACTAACTCTTAAAGGCTTTATAATACTACTAATTGCAGGTGTTTTGGTGGGTTTTGGAGCACGTTGGGCTGGCGGTTGTACTTCTGGACATGCAATTGTTGGTTTAAGCAATTTAGAACTACCTTCTTTAATCTCGGTAATCGGATTTTTTATTGGAGGTTTAATTATGACTTGGCTAATTTTACCATTAATATTTTAAAGAAATGAAGTATATAAAGTTTTTTTTAATTGGAATACTATTTGGTATTGTAATGAGTAAAGCAGAAATAATTTCGTGGTATAGAATCTACGAAATGTTTAAATTTCAATCGTTTCATATGTATGGAGTTATTGGATCTGCTATTGTTTTAGGAATGTTATGTATGTTCTTATTCAAAAAGAAAATAATTAAAACATTTGAAGGGAATGAAATTTATATTGCTCCAAAAAAATTAGGAATATATCGTAATTTATTTGGCGGAATATTATTTGGATTAGGCTGGGCATTAGCTGGTGCTTGTCCAGGACCAATGTTTGTTCTTATAGGAAAAGGAGTGGTTTCTATTTTAGTTGTTATTTTTGGAGCTACACTTGGAGCATTTCTTTATGGGTATTTTAAAAATAGACTACCACATTAATCTAAATAAATTCATAAATTTTATAATACTTTAAAAATTACAAGTAAAAACTTTAATATTGAAGATTTTAATCCGAATTTTGAAAAAAGAAATTATAAGTTACACTAGTACCTTTAAACTAAAATATAAATTTCAACAGCTTTCTATTTATAGATTGATTAGCGAAATTAACAATTACTAAATGCAGCATCCTCAAGAATTTTACAACAATCAAAAAGCTATTTTTGAACAGAAATCAAAAAACTTAAAAAAGAAACTTTCAATTTCTAGTTTAATACGATTTATAACTTTTTTAAGTATTATTTTAGGAATTTACCTTTTTTTTGGAAATAGTTCAGCAATTTTATTAGTTGTAGGTATTGGCGTAATTCTATTTATATATTTGGTGCTAAAACACAGCAAACTACAATACAATTATAACTTAAACAAAACCCTAATATCTATTAATAAAACAGAATTAGATGTTTTAAATAGAAATTATTTTGACTTAGATGACGGAACTGAATTTATAAATCCTAAACATGCCTATAGTTACGATATAGATTTATTTGGAAAAGGTTCCTTTTTTCAATATTGTAATAGAACCGTAACAATTGAAGGTAAACATAAATTGTTTTCAGAATTAACTTCAAACAATATTTCAGCAATTGATAAAAAGCAAACTGGAATTAAAGAATTAAGTGAAAAACCAAAGTGGAGACAACACTTTTCTGCAATTGCAAGTTTGGTAAAAGTAGAGCATCCAGCTAAAGAAATTGTAAGTTGGATTCATAATTACAAACCCGTTTTTCCTTCATTTTTAGCATATCTACCCATAGTTTTTTCTTTTTTATCTGTAGCGTTAATTGTTGCCTTGGCACTCCAACTAATTCCTGAAATATTACTTTTATTATGGCTTTTTGTTGGTTTAGGAATTTCTGGTTTTTATGTAAAAAAGGTAAATGAATTATCTAGAAATACAGACAATGCAAAAGATACATTTAAACAATATCATAAATTATTAAATGAAATTGAAAATACCACTTTCACTTCAGAAATTTTAAAATCTAAGCAATTAAAAATTCAAACTGAAACAAAAAAAGCATCTGACATTTTTAAAAAATACTCAAAATTATTAGATGCCTTAGACCAACGAAATAATGTTATTATTGCAGTACTTGGAAATGGGTTTTTCCTAAGAGATTTACATCAAGTTTATAAAATTGAAAAGTGGATTGAAACTTATAAAGATAAAGTAGAACAATGGTTTGATGTAATTGCTTTTTTCGATGCTCAAAACTCATTAGCAAACTTTGCTTTTAACCATCCAAATTATGTGTTTCCTGAAATTAAAAATAACGGTGAAGTTATAAAAGCAACAAATTTAGGACATACTTTATTAAAAGAAAAACAACGAGTTGACAATAATTTCACCATTAAAAATCAACAATTTTTTATAATAACAGGTGCAAATATGGCAGGGAAAAGTACTTTTTTAAGAACGGTTTCCTTATCTATTGTTATGGCAAATATTGGTTTACCTGTTTGTGCTGAACATTTTGAATACAGCCCAATAAAACTAATAACTAGTATGCGTACATCAGATTCTTTAGTTGAAGATGAATCGTATTTCTTTTCAGAATTAAAACGTTTAAAATTTATTGTTGATGAAATTAAAAACGACGATTATTTTATAATTTTAGATGAAATTTTAAAAGGAACAAATAGCACAGATAAAGCTATTGGATCTAAAAAGTTTGTTGAAAAATTAGTAGCTTCAAATTCAACAGGAATTATTGCAACGCACGATTTAAGTTTGTGTGAAATTGAACAAGAATTAACTGAGGTTAAAAACTACTATTTTGATGCCGAAATTATAAATGACGAGCTGAATTTTGATTACCAATTAAAAAACGGCATTTGTAAAAATATGAATGCTTCATTTTTACTAAAAAAGATGCAAATAATTTAATTTTTAAGAATATAAATTCACACAAGCTTCATCATCTTTAAAATATATATTTTACAATTAATAGTAAAAAAACTAAAACGTCAATCCGAAAACAAGTCCGTTTTGAGAAACACCGTTGTAATTAGATTTTACATAATCTAAACGTAGAAAACGTAGTTTTCCAATGCCAATATTACCCAATCCAACGGATAGTTCAGAATATGGTTTTTTGTCTTTTCTAATCAAGGTTTTTGCACCTAAAATAAACTCAAATCTTAATTTATTTAACAAGGGTAATTTATTTAATAAATAGCCACTAAAATTATGTTCTGCGTGAAATTCTGCATACGATTGATTAGTGCTAAAATTATAGTAAGGCATTAAATTAAACGCATTTGTATAATCGTAATTCATGTTTACATGTGTTTGATTTCCATTAAAATGTTTGTAATCTACAAAAGCAATATCATCGGCTTCAAAAAAAGTTCCAGCTTTTATATTGTAGCTAAAAGTACCTTTATTATCAATGTCGAAACGCTGTTGAATTCGTGCACTTATTTCTCCAAAGTTATAAGCATCTTCACTTGAAGCAAAATTCTGATTGTACATTAATGTTAATGAAGGGTAATCTGAATTATACGTATTAATTTTTCTGTTTGGATACGAAATATATTTTTGTCCAAATCTAATTATTGCAGTAGTTGAAAATTGATATACATTATGTTCTTCAAAAGAAGGGATTCCTTTGTTATTTTCATTTAAAGGATCGTTAGAAGTGTATACTTTTTCTTTATCGTTTAGCAACACATAATCTGTTGTATTCACCAAAGGAGATCGTTTTTCGTAACTTAATGTACTTTGCATTCTAATGCCATTTGATAACTCATCAGAAAAAAGAATTTTAACAAAAGTATTATCGTAATATTTAGCATAATTTTCTTCAAAAAATAAGGTACTTACTGAGTTTACAATACCAGAAATAGGCTCACTTTGGTTAAATTGTGTTACTTTTTTCCCTCCAGATATTTGTAAATATGGTTTTGAAATACTGTTAAATAGATAACTAATATTAGCAGTTGCTCGTAGTTTTTCATCAGACAATCCATAATTAACATTGGCTCTTGCCGAAAAACTAGAACCGACTTCTTTATCACTCGTATAATAGGAAATATTCATTGAAGGATTCCAACCTTGAACCGTATTAAAACTTGTACCTAACAATACAGAGGAAAAATTTAAATACTGATTTTTATAGGTGTTTTTATAAGAATAGCCCATTAAAACATCTGCAATTTTAAATTTATTATCCTTTTTATCTATGGAATCTAAGTATGATTTAGATTTTTTCAACACCTGAATGCTGTCTTTTATTTTGTAATCTTTAATTTCTTCTTTAGTTAAAATTATTGGTCTTGCGGTATCCCAATACAGCGAATCTTTTTTATTTGAATTTTCAACAAAAGATAGAATTTCGTTATTAAATTCGTTTTCCTTAAACTGTGGGTTAAAATTATAATTGCTGTATGCTGTACTAATTTGTCCGTCAACATTAATACCTAACATTCCAAATTTAAAATAGATTTGTTGCGAAATTAACGGCCAAAAATTTGTGTTTTTATCGTACGAATAAATGTGTTTTAAATTCAATTCTTCAATCATAGGTTGTCCCATTTGAGCGCCAGTAACGGTTAAATTAATTCCGTATATTGCCCAATCGTCCTCAACAATATATATAATTCCAGAAAATGCATTATCTGTTTTCTTTTTTGGAGTTACTTCAATCTTATTGATTAAATGCGAACCTTCATAAAAAGTTCCAACTAGTTTATACGTGTAATAATTAAGAGCGTATGATGCTATTGGAGAAATTACTTTACTTTCTAAATCAATGGTGTTTTTATAAAAATTAAAATTGACTTCTGAAGCTTGATTAAAACTAAAACCACTATTATTTCCACTAACTTTTGAGGCTAAAATCTTTTCTTTAAACAAATTAGGTTGCTTAAAAGATATTTTTGAAACTGTTTCAGACAAATAAACCACGCCACTTCTAGTTGAATCTAAACCTCCACCTAAATCACCAACTTTTTGTCCAAATATTTTGTCTGGAGCATTTTTAATTCTAAAAATTCCTTTTGAATAAAAATCGCTTGTGTAAGCGGTTATTTTATTTAAATAGCGCTTTCTATTTTCAATGGTATTTTTAATAATTCTAATGGCTGGATTTTCTTTTAAACTAATTGTAACTTCATTTAATTGAATGCTTTCTTCATTTAAAATAACATCTAATTGAAAAGGTAAAGTATTAATTTCAATTTCTTTTTTTAATGTAACATACCCTAAATATTGAAAAACAACCGTGTAATTTCCTTTATCTAAAACTGGAAGCTCGTACAAACCTTGCTCGTTACTCGATGTTCCAATACTTGTATTTTCTAGATATACACTTACAAAAGGGAGCGTTTCATTTTTAATATTTTTAATGGTTCCTTTAACTTGTGCAGAAAGTTGCATAGTAACAAAAGTTAAAAATACAAGTGTAATTTTTTTAGCCATAGTATTGATTTATTTTTCAAACTTAGAGTTTTACATTTGGAGCTCTTAATAAAGGTTTGTTAAATAAATCTTTACAATATGTTAAATAGTAATTTTAGTTTTTTTTAACAAAAAGAGACCTCTATTTTTATTACTAAAGTGTATTTTCGCAGTTACTACTATTTAAAAAATTATGAAAAAAATATTTAGAATTGTAAGTATTTTAGAGGGTGTATCTTATTTATTATTACTTTTTATTGCAACGCCAATAAAATACATATTAGAAAACGAAACATTTGTTAAAATGCTTGGTATGCCACACGGACTTTTATTTATAGCCTATGTTGTATTAGCAATTATGATGAAATATGAATTAAATTGGAAATCTAAGGCATTTATTATTGTGTTAGTTGCTTCAATTATTCCGTTTGGAACATTTTATATTGATAAAAAATATTTAAGAGATTAAAAATATACTACACTATTTTTTTTAATAATAATAAAACAGGGTTATTAGGTTAAAAACCATAATTAAAGCTAAGTCCAAAAACTTCTCTAATTTGAAAACCTTCAAAAGAGTTATCATCATAAATAGTTTGAAAAACTAAATTAGTTGTAAAATAGCTATTTATTTTCATAACTAAATTCATTGAATAATCAATATCAATATTTTCAGGGTTTTCTAAATAATTAGCATATAAATTAAGTAAGTTTTCAATGGTCATATTTTCCATTAAAGTAATTTTTAATCTACCAGAAGCATTAAAACCTAATTCTAAACGTGTATTATCACCTTCTTCTACTCCATAATAAGCTTCATTAGGCAATGTTAAATCTTTATCAACTATCACCAATTTAGTAGTTGCAGGTGCAATATTAAATTTAAAGTTTTTATTTTTTTCCCATAACATCCCTGGACCAATTAAAATTGTAGCTGGTGAGAAAAAGCTGGTATATTTAGTTCTAATTTCCTTACCATTTTCATCTTTACTGTATTTAAACCCTTTAGTAAATTGTGTTTTAAAATTAACTAAAGCTGAATAAAACCAATAACCATCTGCATTTATACCTAATAAAGAATTAAACTCAAGCCTATCATCTGTTTTTTTAGTAAACTCTGTATTTTTACTTTTGGTTAAACCGTAAGAAGTGATGATGTTATTTTTCCAAGAATATTTACCTTTAACGTAATCAAAATTATAATTTATACTTGCATTACCAGCCAATGTATTTTCTCCTTTAGAGACCCAATTAGAAAATGCTGATTGATTAAACATAAAAGATATTTTTCCTTTCTTAGTCCAACTTGGTTCTGGTTCTTTTTCTGAATCTGGGCTAGGTTTCTTTTGTT includes the following:
- a CDS encoding 3-deoxy-D-manno-octulosonic acid transferase, producing MHFLYNILIFKASLILKVLALFNKKIKLFVEGRKQTFSLLKNNISPSDIIIWMHCASLGEFEQGRPILEKIKEKHPTKKLVLTFFSPSGYEIRKNYNGADVVCYLPLDSKKNSKIFLDIVHPETAIFVKYEFWPNLLKELKTRNINTILISGIFRENQAFFKWYGGFMRKALQTFSYFFVQDKLSENLLKGIHLNNVIACGDTRFDRVYEITKQDNTLDFISEFKNNNYTLVAGSTWKDDEEFLVDYINNKASEQEKFIIAPHNINSKDIEELKNSISKKVVLFSEKEGKNLQEYQVFIIDTIGILTKVYSYANIAYVGGGYTKSGVHNVLEPATFGLPIIIGPNYSKFIEVKELVAKEACFSINNSQKLSVLLNSFFIEKNKRLEASSKALEYVIDKTGASVKILNYLK
- a CDS encoding Crp/Fnr family transcriptional regulator, with protein sequence MIREKLENYYSFVFEKELIDEIEQVGIYKKLRENELLVDLGDQMKGVPLLLDGAIKIVREDKKGEEILLYFLEKGDTCASSFASAISNGKCGIRAIAEKESEIIFLPTQKLDDWLVKYKSWRNFVIDSYNIRLNEMMETIDTLAFMKMDERLYKYLKDKAQIMRETTLNTTHQDIAYDMHTSRVVISRLLKQLENEGKIKLHRNKIEILEF
- a CDS encoding YeeE/YedE family protein; this translates as MEFISQPWAWYVAGPVIALIMFLLYYFGERFGVSSNLETFCSIGGAGKFVDYFKVDWKKNSWNLVFVAGGITGGFIATQWLTPSDTVNLNPQTIQDLADIGIKNAGSSYLPDEIFSIDTLLTLKGFIILLIAGVLVGFGARWAGGCTSGHAIVGLSNLELPSLISVIGFFIGGLIMTWLILPLIF
- a CDS encoding DUF6691 family protein — protein: MKYIKFFLIGILFGIVMSKAEIISWYRIYEMFKFQSFHMYGVIGSAIVLGMLCMFLFKKKIIKTFEGNEIYIAPKKLGIYRNLFGGILFGLGWALAGACPGPMFVLIGKGVVSILVVIFGATLGAFLYGYFKNRLPH
- a CDS encoding MutS-related protein, encoding MQHPQEFYNNQKAIFEQKSKNLKKKLSISSLIRFITFLSIILGIYLFFGNSSAILLVVGIGVILFIYLVLKHSKLQYNYNLNKTLISINKTELDVLNRNYFDLDDGTEFINPKHAYSYDIDLFGKGSFFQYCNRTVTIEGKHKLFSELTSNNISAIDKKQTGIKELSEKPKWRQHFSAIASLVKVEHPAKEIVSWIHNYKPVFPSFLAYLPIVFSFLSVALIVALALQLIPEILLLLWLFVGLGISGFYVKKVNELSRNTDNAKDTFKQYHKLLNEIENTTFTSEILKSKQLKIQTETKKASDIFKKYSKLLDALDQRNNVIIAVLGNGFFLRDLHQVYKIEKWIETYKDKVEQWFDVIAFFDAQNSLANFAFNHPNYVFPEIKNNGEVIKATNLGHTLLKEKQRVDNNFTIKNQQFFIITGANMAGKSTFLRTVSLSIVMANIGLPVCAEHFEYSPIKLITSMRTSDSLVEDESYFFSELKRLKFIVDEIKNDDYFIILDEILKGTNSTDKAIGSKKFVEKLVASNSTGIIATHDLSLCEIEQELTEVKNYYFDAEIINDELNFDYQLKNGICKNMNASFLLKKMQII
- a CDS encoding DUF5686 and carboxypeptidase regulatory-like domain-containing protein, with protein sequence MAKKITLVFLTFVTMQLSAQVKGTIKNIKNETLPFVSVYLENTSIGTSSNEQGLYELPVLDKGNYTVVFQYLGYVTLKKEIEINTLPFQLDVILNEESIQLNEVTISLKENPAIRIIKNTIENRKRYLNKITAYTSDFYSKGIFRIKNAPDKIFGQKVGDLGGGLDSTRSGVVYLSETVSKISFKQPNLFKEKILASKVSGNNSGFSFNQASEVNFNFYKNTIDLESKVISPIASYALNYYTYKLVGTFYEGSHLINKIEVTPKKKTDNAFSGIIYIVEDDWAIYGINLTVTGAQMGQPMIEELNLKHIYSYDKNTNFWPLISQQIYFKFGMLGINVDGQISTAYSNYNFNPQFKENEFNNEILSFVENSNKKDSLYWDTARPIILTKEEIKDYKIKDSIQVLKKSKSYLDSIDKKDNKFKIADVLMGYSYKNTYKNQYLNFSSVLLGTSFNTVQGWNPSMNISYYTSDKEVGSSFSARANVNYGLSDEKLRATANISYLFNSISKPYLQISGGKKVTQFNQSEPISGIVNSVSTLFFEENYAKYYDNTFVKILFSDELSNGIRMQSTLSYEKRSPLVNTTDYVLLNDKEKVYTSNDPLNENNKGIPSFEEHNVYQFSTTAIIRFGQKYISYPNRKINTYNSDYPSLTLMYNQNFASSEDAYNFGEISARIQQRFDIDNKGTFSYNIKAGTFFEADDIAFVDYKHFNGNQTHVNMNYDYTNAFNLMPYYNFSTNQSYAEFHAEHNFSGYLLNKLPLLNKLRFEFILGAKTLIRKDKKPYSELSVGLGNIGIGKLRFLRLDYVKSNYNGVSQNGLVFGLTF
- a CDS encoding DUF3817 domain-containing protein, which encodes MKKIFRIVSILEGVSYLLLLFIATPIKYILENETFVKMLGMPHGLLFIAYVVLAIMMKYELNWKSKAFIIVLVASIIPFGTFYIDKKYLRD
- a CDS encoding DUF3078 domain-containing protein; its protein translation is MKKAPLLILMLVFNLSFLFSQEQKKPSPDSEKEPEPSWTKKGKISFMFNQSAFSNWVSKGENTLAGNASINYNFDYVKGKYSWKNNIITSYGLTKSKNTEFTKKTDDRLEFNSLLGINADGYWFYSALVNFKTQFTKGFKYSKDENGKEIRTKYTSFFSPATILIGPGMLWEKNKNFKFNIAPATTKLVIVDKDLTLPNEAYYGVEEGDNTRLELGFNASGRLKITLMENMTIENLLNLYANYLENPENIDIDYSMNLVMKINSYFTTNLVFQTIYDDNSFEGFQIREVFGLSFNYGF